The Perca flavescens isolate YP-PL-M2 chromosome 8, PFLA_1.0, whole genome shotgun sequence DNA window CCAATAAATTCAAAATCGGTTCAACTTAAGTAACACTAGTCAATAAAATGCATGCAGACGTGGATAACAAGGGTGACTGCTTATGGAATCGTCTccaacaataataaatattgtGAAGGGTTTGACACCAACCTCTCAGTGACACCGCTATCCCCTTATGCATTTTTTAAAGATCTTGAATTAATATTCATAGTTATCAAAACTAACACAGTATTATATTGCACAAGCCCATTATTCATAACTCATGGGGTGGAAAGGTTTAGAATACTGTGATGGGGGAAGCAGAAGCAGATGATGTGGCGGGTCGTGTCACATGTCCAGTGGGACCGTAAAAATCAGTTTTAATTTGGTTTCTCTATTACGGTCTTATCAGCAGGGCCTCAGCTTTCAACTGGAGGCATAATGTTGGAACCTGAATATATGGGCTGCAGCAGACATTAACATCCACTAATACGGACAGATCTCAGTACAAAAGTATTGTATATAGGCATGTCACATAACACTAAACAACCAAAGCAAGGGATTCCCCCAGACTTTCAAAGCTCAGTTTAATCGGACAAAGAAACTGAACAGCGagtatattttcttttgcttaaACTTTTacatgtaatatgtttactgcTCTTAAACACTTCAATTATACGGTTTGAAATAATACTAAAattttaaatgtcaaaataCAAACATCAAAGTGCCATAAAAGAGGTGAAACTGTGAagcacagcagtgtgtgtgtgtgtgtgtgtgtgtgtgtgtgtgtgtgtgtgtgtgtgtgtgtgtgtgtgtgtgtgtgaatgagaaaTGTTTCAGTAGCATTGACTGTACATTAGGAGCTGATCTGCTTTGACCTGAGACGATAACATCCATCAGAAATATTTATCTTGCAGCCTCTACACTATTGTTAATCTCTCCGTTTATGATTCTAACCAATTAGTAATGAAGACAATGGTTGTATAGTCTTGAATTTAATACTGTCATTTCAAAAACCCTGTAagccttaaaaaacaaaacaaaaaaagatttgtggGAAGTGTCCTGATCTGAAGTGGTTCTGGTGATAACAATCTCAACACATGCTTCTTTCTACAATCATTTCACCTCAACAGCCTGTTAAAGACAAGACTAGTTAACTAAAAAGtccataaactgttgtttttgttgttgttacacaTGCTGTAGCAGCCAATGACATGAATACTGCAACAGCGGTCacgtgtaaaaacaaaaacaaactctgaatgaataatgtaagACTTCAAAATGTGAGTTCTTGTGTAAGATGTCAAATCAGCCCATGACAGCAGTACGTGTAAATCTCAGTCATTGgctcacttttttcaaaagcGATAAAGTGCCTCTGCTCTTTCACTCAACAATGATCTCAAACTCTTTTTGGTCAATTGTTCAGAAGAGCCTGTCTGTCAACGAGGGCGTTTCTTCTGGCCTTTAGTTCACATCTGTTTGGCTGCTAAACTGACTGACTGTGATGGTTCATTGACTTCAATGTCCCACAATGATATGAAATCTAAAATCTAATTTATGTGGATAATCTTTCAtttggtgtgtgtctgcgtcAGTTCACCATAAActatatttttctaaataaaccCACAGAAACAAAAGTCTGAGGGTGCGTTGGCACAAGCCTCCAAATGCTTGGAGAGTGTACATGAATACATGTTTGTACACATGTTTAGTAAAAATGAGGAATTGTGTCAATAGTGGGATGCTCCCATTTCTGTTGTTGGCTGCAGAGTGAATACTATATTTACATCTTGGATGTTAACCCTCTAAAGCAGTTCAAAGAAATGTACTGTAGGAAACATGAACTGAGGATTTTACTGTCCAAACCACTGCAGAGAAATATAAGGAACACTAAAACACTCACAGTGGGACACCTTAAGATTTTGCGTGTCTTATTACTGCTCaacagagctttttttttttataactatttggTATTACTTTCCCCATCAAAGAGCAACAAGCATGTTTCTTATCAGATTAAAGGTTTCTTGCCATATCAATCATATTTACTTATGTGTAGATTCACTTTTTggtaaagaaaaataataactaaGCATTAATGTATCATCTGAATGATggataacatttcactggacaaataaaattgattgattgtttaataataataataataataataataataataataataatatattatatatatatatatatatatatatatatatatatatatatatatattctgtgcGGCTTGAGGGGAAGTGAAGTGTTTGGTTATAGGATGTGAGCAAGCTGTCAAGTGGAGCTTATGTACATCACCAGCCGTAGGTCTTGCGAGGTTCAATGTAGAACTGATCTAGGATCAGAATCTGGGCAGCACCAACTAATACAGCAGCAGTCCTGTTACCCCTGACCTTAGACACAGGGATGAGGGAGTCAACACCTTTGATTTAGCTGCTTCGGTGGGATACAAATCGGACCCTGAGCTCTGCTCAGTGACAAAGAAGATATACGGTCGTTTCTTGAAATGATCACAGATTTGGTTCAGGTGGAAAAGAAGAGTGATCTATTCAGGAAACGAACAAAGAGGGAACGCTGTGAGCTAAACTCAACCAGAGCCCTGGTAACAGTGGTTAAAAGGTAACATCTCCCACCTGCAACCAGCCAGGGTTGGGGGTGGTGGTGTGCTACTCTGGTGTTTGCTGCCCCCTAGGGCTGAGAGCAAGGCAGTGCAGGTGTGGCTCAGGagggagaagggagggagggaagcgaggagggaaggggggaggtagagagaggaggaggagggggaggaagaggagggggagggaggctGGACCAGGCCGGCGCTACTCGTCACAGCCCAGAAGCTCCATTCGCAGGGTGATGCGCTCGTGCCACTCCCACGGCAGGATGCGGACGTACCGGGCGTAGAACGAGGGCTCGAAGATGTTCTTTTTGTGAACGTTGTTGTCGCTGTTTCCTGGGAAGATCTGGACAGAAAAAAGCAGCCAATCAAAACGACACCGATCATAGCTGCTGTTAACCTCAACGATCCAGATAACAAAACATCTATTATGCTGCTTGTTTCCTTAACGactaaaaacaaaatggaaaataCTGGCATCTTTTGAAGTAAAAGAGCTTTGGAGTGTTTTGGACAGCTTGTTTACTTTTCCCCCATCATTTTGTAATTTCCATATCgtatttaatttgattttttaaaacaatataataacaaaTACAGACACTGATGTaggactatatatatatatatatatatatatatatatatatatatatatatatatatatatatatatatatatatatatatatatatatatatatatatataaataatttccTGTGGAGGTCAGATGACTAACAATAAGCATATGTATATGAAAACACTCTCTGCCACAATAAAATAGGGATTAAAAAACAGTTAACTGAACACAgacaccagaaaaaaaaatcatgtaaaATAAATCTTGACAATTAGTACAACCTCATCAACAGATGCAAACATTatcccataaaaaaaaaaactgatttaattATAAATGTTTCATTGATTAAGTCAGAGGAAACTGTCAAGTGCAACATCCTTGATTTAATGACTTCATTGGTCTGTACTTTGGTGCACATCTGGCAGGGAAATGGATTTCTGGATGCATTAtgaatgaatgcacacagaaaaCTAATCAAACCCAGTGTCGACATAAATGGTACCAGGTGTGTAGACGAGTGCGTCAGATACAAGCTCAACTATTACTCCTtctttatattttcatttaagACCACACAAATAAACAACCCTCTGCAAAATACTGTATTATTCTTTTTTCCAAAAATCCAccaagatgtttttattataaataaatcattattattttaattaagttaAAAAACTGTTTATATCTTATTGTGTATTTTCCCAtcaaaagtatttttgtttaattgtctCAATAATGTATTTTACATATCCTCAAAAtgctgtgtgctttttttgtgtgcattgcTGCCATGATGATGCAATCCATGCATGTTTTTGAGTGAATGGGTTTTCAGGtgccattttcttttattttttatgctgtagtttttattttttatttccacaGGGATGAATTCTGGGTTATTTTTTACTCAACATTTGTGAGCAGGTTTCTGGGCAGAGCTGGACTGACCTTGTCCTTCTGTGTGGTTGCGTCCATCACAACGGTCCAGGACGAGCCATCATCACTGTGAGCCACTTTGAAGGCTGTGACGAATTGGATGGAGCCAAAGTCTTTGGCCCCCTGCGTGATGACTCCTGTGATCTTCTTGGGAGAACCAAGGTCCACCTGAGGACACAGAAACAGCTTCGTTTTACAAACGCAGCAATGgacaaactaaaaaaacaacaatgaacgaatgaagacatttatttcagacatatcaaaaatgaaataaacaaataaaaaagcatATTACATAACATAGTATAAAACAGTATACAGCATAGACATGCCTGAAAAGGGGTAGGAAGAAGTATAAACTTATTTAATCCTACCTCTACTCCAGTTTAGCAATAAATGTTTATCAAATCACTTCCCTTCCTGACCCTGTGTACTGTCATATGCTCCCATTTAACTACGGTATATACAATTTGATATATTGATATATGTACAATtcatatacatacacacgcatatgtataaatacacacatacatacacgcatGCACATCTATGTACCATATACTAAACATatgtacctatacatgcacattACATTGATATTACATTGTGCAGCTTTGTCTCTTACCTGCAGCCACTCAGATTGGTTGTTGGTGGCGGCGGTCCAGGCGTTGGTCTTTCCTTGTTTGTCCAGCCGGGCGTAGTGAGGGTGCCAGGTGAAGGCCTCGATGCCCCAGGTGCGGAATGTGCTGGAGGACGTGATCTGGCGGTCAGACACCAACCGGGACTTCATGCCCATCGGCTCTGAACAACCTGAAGTGTTTGAATACACTGTGGAGGTGAGaccaggcagagagacagaggaagagacagaaacaaagaggaatggaaagaaagagaaagaaagtatGATAGACAGGGGACGGACAGGAAGTGGCCCAGGCCAGCCAGTGATGTGAAgcagcaaacacacacttaGAGATGATGATGCAGAGGCAGTGGACATAGAGCTGAATGTGAAGCCATACATGTGCAGCTTCAGGCTCCTATCTGTGAACCACCATCAAGATATACAGTGATCCTCCACGAGTTTGACTTTCTGTATCGTATCAAGTCTGTATCGTTTCACATGATGAGCAGAATGCAAATAAAGTAGAAACAAACTTGTGGAGCTCATTGTACAATTTATAAAAGCTGTAACAGACTTTATGAGTGTGGGTTAGTGAAACAGCTGCACATGTAGGTCAGATGAGCACAGGGTCAAAGATGCATGCAAAACCTTCAGCTGTACTGTTGCCATCCAGCACCATGGAGCTGCTTATGTAACATCCTCTAATTTTCATAACATCATTTTACAGTTAAGGTCATTCACTCAATGAAGTGTAATTAATTGAGTTTAAAGTACGGATCTAAAACctttagaaaaacaaacatacataacaTTCATAATGAGTATTTTTCATCAAAGTGAAAGCAGTGAAgacttgtttttctgtgtttaaaAAGGGTCAAAACTCATGCATGCTGGCTTTGATCTCATGTCAGACTGACAGTAGaccccaaaacaaaacaagcctCAAATATAGCAATTTTGGAATCATGCACAAACTGGGAAGCAAGGCTGATGGGAGAAGAACAGATCTGATGAATGAGAccataaagagagagaaatattcaACAGTGTAATGAGGCTGGCAAGTTCTAAAGAACCACACTGGCTTTACATAAAAGAACAGCAAGAGGAACAGAAATTTGTTGCAATACAAAAGACTGAAAAGAAGAATTACATTTGCCTGCTGCAGTGACAATTTCTTAGATGATGAATATGACCAGTGTGTTCTCTGCAGTAATATTATCTCTGAGTCATTAGCATCCATGTGCAGTACGCTTGCCAGTGTTTCTACAGTAAAATATGATCATAAGGTTTTGATAAATGTGCATCTTTGTTCAAAGTTACTAAGTAGTGCAATCCTCTGAGTAATATCCTTTGAAATATGATCAATCACTGAGCGTGAGGCTGAATATAATTAGTGGGGAAACACAACAGCCAAatgctggttaaaaaaaaaaaaaagactgttggATGACAAAGTTTCCCACCTGGAGTTTGAATGACTTAAGATGTGAAAAGAGTGTTTCAGTCTCTAACAAACATCAGTATACTGAACACCAACAGTGAGTGGATGTCCATGCAGcatgtttatgttgtgtgttttctgtgcgaGTTTACCGTTGAGTTCACAGCCCACCAGTTCCATGCGCATAGTGCAGGCCTTGCGACACACCACAGGGACAATGCGGATATATTGGGCAATGATTGGGGGGTCAAACAGGTTGGTCTTGGTGCTGTCGTTGTCCACGTTTCCAACAAATACCTACAAAGAAAGAAGGCATTAGCAAACTGTGTCGTGTGCTgttaatttgttatttttgtaactGAGTGATACTGATAAATGATACTTAGTGGCAGTTTTGAAGTGGAtttatgtattctttttttgtgattaaaagtTGTGACAAAATTTACAACATTAACACATCCCCACCCTTCCTGAAccagtacatttattttttattctaaacAAATAGCAATTAAACTAAAACATGATGTAAAGCACTGCATGAAGGATTCatctttgttgcatttgtttttcaagCAAACTTATAAAACTTATACTCCATTTGTATAATATACACTAACATAACTTCTCTCTTTGTTTCACAGCTGGTGTTGTTGGTCAAAGTGTCACAGCAAAGTttcagtaaaatgttttttctgtgtactgtatgACATGTTTGTCATTGCTGCTCCCTCTAGTGGTTACTTTATATCTTTAAGAAACATAGTGACATATTATGTGTATTGAGGTTTGATCTTTCGATATGGCCAAGGGGACAATAAATCCGTTTAAAACTGACTTATGGACTATAGTTTATTGCTGCGTTGTGTTGCGTCTTCTCACATTGTCCTTCCTCTGTCCGTCTGTTCTGTACATGGTATAAGTCTTGCCATCCAGGCTGGATGCCACCTTGAAGGCCTTAATGAACTCGGCGGTTCCAATGCGACTGGCGCCCTGCATCACGATACCTGTAATGCGCATCTTCCTTTGCATGTTGATctgaaagaggaaagagaaaatTAAGTTTCTTTTTTATGAGAGCTTCAATCCAAAAGTTCAACttaatacacaaaataaaatataggcAGGCAATGCTGGTATggtaaatagtaaaaaaaaaaataacaaaaacataaaagtgCTGAGCAAAAGCCTCCTCATGTTTGTAATTGTATCAATaaatcaagttttattttttcataatatacAAGTTCTAATTATTTAATGTCAGGACAGTTATTTCTAACCTGGTAGatctgaaaaaaaatttaaataaaattaagagTCTAGACTAAGAATAAATCTAAACATTTCCATCTATGCACTATGTATGTACTGTTACTGTCTACATGTCTAGCAATCTACCCACTTAACAATCTACATTTCTATGTACCCTGGTCTCACCTCTATCCACGGGTTCTTGTCATGTGCAGCGGCGCTCCAGGCGTTAACCAGTCCCTTGTTGTGAAGGCGGGCGAGCTCAGGTCCCCAACGCTGCAGGCCCAGCAGGCTGTAACGGACTGATGAAGCCGAGATCTGGGACTCAGCGATGCCCCCTCCCTCCATGCCGAGCAGAGAAATACAGCCTGCAGAGGAAAAGAGGGAGTGGGGGGCAGATTCTGACATTAGTGTAAGATTCCCCACTGAGGCCTTAATGCAAATTTGGCATACAATTCTGCTACTGAACATACAATTTAGACAAAATGTTTACACTATGGCTGTAGAAAAGAATGGTACTATGAGAAGGACTGATCCTTATAAGAAAGTGAAATGTCTGAATAAATGGTCACATAATCAAAATCTTATGCACATCTCTGCATATGCGTTACCTTCACTCAGCTGTGTAAACCATAAAGTCATTACGATGCAGAGCCATGAATCAGCTTAATTGAATAAAGTATTGATTAGCAGGCTCTATATGCTGCCTATTGATCATCCTAAAATGCCGCAGCCTGGCCACCCTTCAAAAtcatatcatcatcattattcttCCTTcaattaatatatttatataacgCTGGCAATAATAGCAACATTACATGTGGATTTAGTGTACTTGCATGTATGTGTTGTTAGCTTACTTGAATACATGTGAAATTATTGAATTtgtgaaaaacacacaatttaTACCTAGTAAAATTAAGTTGTCTTATATTTTCCTGACTGTTGACTGGTCACACTTACGCAGTTGGCAATGTTTGCCCACATAAGGGGACGGGCAGTGGCATTTGAAATCTCCTTCCAGGTCCCTGCAGGTGCCACCATTCTGGCATGGCTGGCCGGCACAGTCATTCACATCTGCAGAGAGATAAATCACACCGTCACTTACTGAAGTCATAATCACAAACAGCTTACTGATCAACCGTTATCAGCCAGTCTGAAAGCAGATCACAGTTAGTTAGAAGTGTGAGTGAAGATCACAGTTCATGCTTAAGAGACAGGGATTGCTATTTCTGCATCTGCTTCATACTGAGGTTAGTTGAAGCCATGCCAACAGGACTGGAGCTGTAGTAGAGAGGCTAAGCGAGAGGAGCTTGTTTCTTGTTATTAGACAATACATGTAACTTTGATCAAGATATCTGGCAGCAACGAACCAGCTGCACCAGGAGATCATGTGGTCAGGATGTGGGGTATTTAATGAAGAGGTCCTAAGTAAATGTGTTTAGCTGGGCAAGTTTGAAAATGAGCTTTACAAAAAACCTTCATGATACATGCTGCTTTAACAGAAGAGAGGAGTATCATTAAGGGCCATTTTAGTGCAATATGTTTCATTTCCTTGTAACTCTTTGTATTGCCTCTTGATGGCGTCCTTACCAACACTATTTGCCCAGCTCAAAGTCTGTGCTAGATAAGTCAGAAAGGAGGAAAACGAATCAGCAGAATGAAACGGGAATAAACTCCTTTTCATCTCTCCCCCACAAGAACTGTCAGTGTGACTAAACCAGCTTTGAACACGCGCTATATTGACCGCATACACAAGGAACAAGGCACAAATTTAGGTGGTTGTATAGATGACTGCACACCAAAAAAAAGAGGGGTTTCAGTCAGTCCCTGAAGCTTTAATCCTCAGTGGTTGTTATTATGGAAGAAAATGCACGCAAACAACCCAGGCGCACCAATGTTAGGTTTCTatccaacaaacacacacatggcagCATCTCCCTGCCCACATGCTCTCTCCATAAATAGCTCCTTGtccaaacatttattttcacacaGTCACAGGAGGAATACAGTCATTTTGAAATGTGCATCCACAAACCCTGGATAACGAGGTCCACAGTCATGACCCCCACTACCTTTTAGCAGCGACAGCTGAATATTTTAAACATGAAGCTCGCTACACTTTGTAAACACGATCTTTGATCAATTTACTGTCTTGTTGGAACAAGAGATAAGGTAGCAGCTACCTCTGTCTGTATCCAGATATATATATgacatattacatacatatTAACAATATCATTTAATCATAGACATTTAATCTAATGAAACTGTTACAAACTATAACAAAAGCAGAATGTGTAGTGCTAATTTGGTTAGGTCAGTTTTGGATTAAGACGTGTTTAATAACCAAATACCGTTAAGTCAGTTAGCGGCATTAgctaaaaaaacatcaaaaggttAAAGGTTATTCCTGTTTACATCATTTCTTTGATTAAAATCAGACAGATATTTCACAAGGATGGATGAAAAGATTCATCATTCAGTTGCTGCATGGGGCACAAATACAAGAGTATGTAGTATTtgagtaacctgactccgccagatggattgcttcgcatttgctcggcatatccatctgggaactttcggttggagaacttttgggaaggggcggaaatactggttagctgattggatgaaacatctgtttatcacctatgttggtgatagacgggccaaatcaaccaatcagatccacgaagcgtatgaaaatacaaccacaagcccgcccctgctgctgcaggcaaagcatagctcgttagctcagcaagcaagcaacatgtcggtaaaggagatttgccgtttgtgtaacgagaatttaggaataaaaggcaccatttcaggttcccggaccatattccaaaagaaggatccaagagaaaaaaagcattagcgagcggctaacagaattagggctccaaattttctctgcctcaacatgccagactgatctgcgagtggaaaactggagctcgcgagatcaggacggtctcacgaggctagtatTTGAGTAGGTTTCTAAAGTTTCCTAACGTCAGACTCAAAGAGGTTGACTGGACAAAATGCTCCATGTCTCACCTTGTGGCATACACACCAAGATCTCTCTCCCATGTCAGAGAACACCCGCCCCCACCT harbors:
- the mfge8b gene encoding milk fat globule EGF and factor V/VIII domain containing b isoform X4, which produces MKEQTHFVLWLQLLTACLVFGVNGDYCEVNVCTNGGTCVTGSGAPFICICPDGFSGETCNETETGPCNPNPCKNDAICEVTGHSRRGDVFSEYVCKCQQGFDGVHCQNNVNDCAGQPCQNGGTCRDLEGDFKCHCPSPYVGKHCQLRCISLLGMEGGGIAESQISASSVRYSLLGLQRWGPELARLHNKGLVNAWSAAAHDKNPWIEINMQRKMRITGIVMQGASRIGTAEFIKAFKVASSLDGKTYTMYRTDGQRKDNVFVGNVDNDSTKTNLFDPPIIAQYIRIVPVVCRKACTMRMELVGCELNGCSEPMGMKSRLVSDRQITSSSTFRTWGIEAFTWHPHYARLDKQGKTNAWTAATNNQSEWLQVDLGSPKKITGVITQGAKDFGSIQFVTAFKVAHSDDGSSWTVVMDATTQKDKIFPGNSDNNVHKKNIFEPSFYARYVRILPWEWHERITLRMELLGCDE
- the mfge8b gene encoding milk fat globule EGF and factor V/VIII domain containing b isoform X3 — its product is MKEQTHFVLWLQLLTACLVFGVNGDYCEVNVCTNGGTCVTGSGAPFICICPDGFSGETCNETETGPCNPNPCKNDAICEVTGHSRRGDVFSEYVCKCQQGFDGVHCQNNVNDCAGQPCQNGGTCRDLEGDFKCHCPSPYVGKHCQLRCISLLGMEGGGIAESQISASSVRYSLLGLQRWGPELARLHNKGLVNAWSAAAHDKNPWIEINMQRKMRITGIVMQGASRIGTAEFIKAFKVASSLDGKTYTMYRTDGQRKDNVFVGNVDNDSTKTNLFDPPIIAQYIRIVPVVCRKACTMRMELVGCELNVYSNTSGCSEPMGMKSRLVSDRQITSSSTFRTWGIEAFTWHPHYARLDKQGKTNAWTAATNNQSEWLQVDLGSPKKITGVITQGAKDFGSIQFVTAFKVAHSDDGSSWTVVMDATTQKDKIFPGNSDNNVHKKNIFEPSFYARYVRILPWEWHERITLRMELLGCDE
- the mfge8b gene encoding milk fat globule EGF and factor V/VIII domain containing b isoform X2, encoding MKEQTHFVLWLQLLTACLVFGVNGDYCEVNVCTNGGTCVTGSGAPFICICPDGFSGETCNETETGPCNPNPCKNDAICEVTGHSRRGDVFSEYVCKCQQGFDGVHCQNSVQGADLSSRKDVNDCAGQPCQNGGTCRDLEGDFKCHCPSPYVGKHCQLRCISLLGMEGGGIAESQISASSVRYSLLGLQRWGPELARLHNKGLVNAWSAAAHDKNPWIEINMQRKMRITGIVMQGASRIGTAEFIKAFKVASSLDGKTYTMYRTDGQRKDNVFVGNVDNDSTKTNLFDPPIIAQYIRIVPVVCRKACTMRMELVGCELNGCSEPMGMKSRLVSDRQITSSSTFRTWGIEAFTWHPHYARLDKQGKTNAWTAATNNQSEWLQVDLGSPKKITGVITQGAKDFGSIQFVTAFKVAHSDDGSSWTVVMDATTQKDKIFPGNSDNNVHKKNIFEPSFYARYVRILPWEWHERITLRMELLGCDE
- the mfge8b gene encoding milk fat globule EGF and factor V/VIII domain containing b isoform X1, producing the protein MKEQTHFVLWLQLLTACLVFGVNGDYCEVNVCTNGGTCVTGSGAPFICICPDGFSGETCNETETGPCNPNPCKNDAICEVTGHSRRGDVFSEYVCKCQQGFDGVHCQNSVQGADLSSRKDVNDCAGQPCQNGGTCRDLEGDFKCHCPSPYVGKHCQLRCISLLGMEGGGIAESQISASSVRYSLLGLQRWGPELARLHNKGLVNAWSAAAHDKNPWIEINMQRKMRITGIVMQGASRIGTAEFIKAFKVASSLDGKTYTMYRTDGQRKDNVFVGNVDNDSTKTNLFDPPIIAQYIRIVPVVCRKACTMRMELVGCELNVYSNTSGCSEPMGMKSRLVSDRQITSSSTFRTWGIEAFTWHPHYARLDKQGKTNAWTAATNNQSEWLQVDLGSPKKITGVITQGAKDFGSIQFVTAFKVAHSDDGSSWTVVMDATTQKDKIFPGNSDNNVHKKNIFEPSFYARYVRILPWEWHERITLRMELLGCDE